The proteins below are encoded in one region of Pseudonocardia sp. DSM 110487:
- a CDS encoding sigma-70 family RNA polymerase sigma factor — MPDSRDFAARTEPFRRELLAHCYRMLGSLYDAEDVVQETYLRAWRSYGGFEQRSSVRTWLHRIATNACLTALERRGRRVLPSGLTSPSDDPYAPPVPAGPEVDWVQPFPDALVEGDPAAAVVAREDLRLALIASLQHLPARQRAVLLLRDVLAFPAADVAAVLDISVAAVKSALQRARARLEEVAPSAEALAEPDEPRARALLDRYIAAFENADAAAFEEVLRADAALEMVGSRTWFSGLRTCLPYITSPQVLGSPGEWRMVPTRANGQPAAVAYHRGPSGVHEAFGVAVLTVAEDGIGRIVVFADPALVTAFGLPPVR, encoded by the coding sequence ATGCCCGACTCCCGGGACTTCGCCGCCCGCACCGAGCCGTTCCGCCGCGAGCTGCTCGCGCACTGCTACCGGATGCTCGGGTCGCTGTACGACGCCGAGGACGTCGTACAGGAGACCTATCTGCGCGCGTGGCGGTCCTACGGCGGGTTCGAGCAGCGCTCGTCGGTGCGCACCTGGCTCCACCGGATCGCGACCAACGCCTGCCTCACCGCGCTCGAGCGCAGGGGTCGCCGGGTGCTGCCGTCCGGGCTCACAAGCCCGTCGGACGACCCGTACGCGCCGCCGGTGCCGGCCGGGCCCGAGGTCGACTGGGTACAGCCCTTCCCGGATGCGCTGGTGGAGGGGGATCCCGCGGCGGCCGTGGTGGCGCGGGAGGACCTGCGGCTCGCGCTGATCGCCAGCCTGCAGCACCTGCCCGCCCGGCAGCGGGCGGTGCTGCTGCTGCGTGACGTGCTGGCGTTCCCGGCCGCCGACGTCGCGGCCGTGCTCGACATCAGCGTCGCGGCGGTCAAGAGCGCACTGCAGCGTGCCCGGGCCCGGCTGGAGGAGGTGGCGCCCAGCGCCGAGGCACTGGCCGAGCCGGACGAGCCGCGGGCCCGCGCGCTGCTCGACCGCTACATCGCCGCCTTCGAGAACGCCGACGCTGCCGCGTTCGAGGAGGTGCTGCGCGCCGATGCCGCGTTGGAGATGGTCGGCTCCCGCACCTGGTTCTCCGGGCTGCGCACCTGCCTGCCCTACATCACGAGCCCGCAGGTCCTCGGCTCGCCGGGGGAGTGGCGGATGGTGCCGACCCGCGCCAACGGGCAGCCGGCGGCCGTGGCGTACCACCGCGGGCCCTCCGGCGTCCACGAGGCGTTCGGGGTCGCGGTGCTGACCGTCGCGGAGGACGGGATCGGCCGCATCGTCGTGTTCGCCGACCCCGCCCTCGTCACGGCTTTCGGTCTCCCGCCGGTCAGGTGA
- a CDS encoding dihydrofolate reductase family protein: MREIVESTLISLDGVVDDPGSWALDYFDEQFLQEAYELLKGCDAMLMGRGTYDDLSWRWPGQKGDFADAINGIRKYVFSSTLERAEWNNSVVVRGDAVEEVRALKESGDGDLVVFGHGQLSRTLLEHGLLDRFRFAVHPVVVGGGPKTPLSLVGTHSRRSGVVVLNHRVDGR, from the coding sequence ATGCGTGAGATCGTCGAGTCGACGTTGATCTCCCTCGACGGGGTCGTCGACGATCCCGGCTCCTGGGCGCTGGACTATTTCGACGAGCAGTTCCTGCAGGAGGCGTACGAACTGCTGAAGGGCTGCGACGCAATGCTGATGGGTCGCGGGACCTACGACGACCTGTCCTGGCGGTGGCCCGGCCAGAAGGGCGACTTCGCGGACGCGATCAACGGGATCCGGAAGTACGTCTTCTCGTCGACCCTGGAACGGGCCGAGTGGAACAACTCGGTCGTCGTACGGGGCGACGCGGTCGAGGAGGTACGCGCGCTCAAGGAATCCGGCGACGGGGACCTGGTCGTCTTCGGGCACGGGCAGCTGTCACGCACCTTGCTCGAGCACGGACTCCTGGACCGGTTCCGTTTCGCGGTGCACCCGGTCGTCGTCGGGGGCGGCCCGAAGACCCCGCTCTCGCTCGTCGGTACCCATTCCCGGCGATCCGGTGTCGTGGTGCTGAACCACCGGGTCGACGGACGATGA
- a CDS encoding PPOX class F420-dependent oxidoreductase translates to MPLALPDTARELIDGPHTAVLATPNRDGHPQSSVIFVTRSGDTVVFSTIRGRLKTRNMERDPRVSLLVLAHPGRYVEIRGRVDITDDPDKTLLHQMYERHMNGATPPPEPDAERVIVRVHPEKLYFWPPVAAERNSHA, encoded by the coding sequence ATGCCCCTCGCATTACCGGACACCGCCCGAGAACTCATCGACGGACCGCACACCGCGGTCCTCGCCACCCCGAACCGCGACGGTCACCCGCAGTCGTCCGTGATCTTCGTGACGCGGTCGGGCGACACGGTCGTGTTCAGCACGATCCGCGGGCGCCTGAAGACCCGGAACATGGAACGCGACCCCCGCGTGAGCCTGCTCGTGCTCGCGCATCCGGGGAGGTACGTCGAGATCCGCGGCCGCGTCGACATCACCGATGACCCGGACAAGACCCTGCTCCACCAGATGTACGAGCGCCACATGAACGGCGCGACGCCACCTCCCGAGCCCGACGCCGAACGCGTGATCGTGCGCGTCCACCCCGAGAAGCTCTACTTCTGGCCCCCCGTGGCCGCGGAAAGGAATTCACATGCGTGA
- a CDS encoding SgcJ/EcaC family oxidoreductase, whose translation MPTEQQVAGLFDQWNQTLATGNPQLVADRYAPDAVLEPTVSNVVRTDRAGIVDYFEHFLENKPKSQILESHITVLGPTAAVDAGTYRFDLTTDGQQRTVDARYTFVYEKVGDEWLIVNHHSSAMPESAGRS comes from the coding sequence ATGCCGACGGAACAGCAGGTCGCCGGGCTGTTCGACCAGTGGAACCAGACCCTGGCCACGGGCAACCCGCAGCTCGTGGCCGACCGTTATGCGCCGGACGCCGTGCTGGAGCCGACCGTCTCCAACGTGGTCCGCACCGACCGGGCCGGAATCGTCGACTACTTCGAGCATTTCCTGGAGAACAAGCCGAAGAGCCAGATCCTCGAATCGCACATCACGGTTCTCGGCCCGACCGCGGCGGTGGACGCCGGAACGTACCGGTTCGATCTCACCACCGACGGGCAGCAGCGCACGGTGGACGCGCGGTACACGTTCGTCTACGAGAAGGTCGGCGACGAGTGGTTGATCGTCAACCACCACTCGTCGGCGATGCCGGAGTCCGCAGGGCGATCCTGA
- a CDS encoding HAMP domain-containing sensor histidine kinase — protein MIRQLVASYVLLVAVALVAFTAPVAVTLTQQVYGDAEGSARREAQVAALVLATDDESSRQALVQLMAAYAQQTPGRLDVLPAVGGPPVAPDDTAFTEALDGREYLRWGHADALGADGLVIALPARAPDGTVVGAVRVSFPSKPLTDRLWEIWGFRAILAVIVLAIAAASGVLLARRLTRPLRELNRMASRLRDGDLTARAAETGPAETRTLASTLNTATGTIDTLVGAQRAFIGDASHQLRTPLTALRLSLDNIADEVEDPYVREDVERATAEVVRMSRMVNGLLTLARAEAAVTSPEPVKLADAVADRFESWRAVADERGVTLRHEPTEPDLRALASPGHLEQVLDNVLSNALEVSPDDATITVRSFRDDGKAIIEVVDHGPGMPAADRQRAFDRFWRGRGLTGSGGSGLGLAIVKQLVTDDGGTVSLHDAEAGGLRVRIALRTPASPTSGG, from the coding sequence GTGATCCGTCAGCTGGTCGCCAGCTACGTGCTGCTGGTGGCTGTGGCGCTGGTGGCGTTCACGGCTCCGGTCGCGGTCACGCTCACGCAGCAGGTGTACGGCGACGCCGAGGGCTCCGCACGCCGGGAGGCGCAGGTCGCCGCGCTCGTGCTCGCCACCGACGACGAGTCCTCGCGGCAGGCCCTCGTCCAGCTGATGGCCGCATACGCCCAGCAGACGCCCGGCCGCCTCGACGTGCTGCCCGCCGTGGGCGGGCCGCCGGTCGCACCGGACGACACCGCCTTCACCGAGGCCCTCGATGGCCGCGAGTACCTGCGGTGGGGTCACGCCGACGCCCTGGGCGCCGACGGGCTGGTCATCGCCCTGCCCGCCCGCGCCCCGGACGGGACTGTGGTCGGCGCGGTGCGGGTCAGTTTCCCGTCGAAGCCGCTGACCGACCGGCTGTGGGAGATCTGGGGGTTCCGGGCCATCCTCGCGGTGATCGTGCTGGCCATCGCCGCCGCGAGCGGCGTGCTCCTCGCCCGGCGGCTCACGCGACCGCTGCGCGAGCTGAACCGGATGGCGAGCCGGCTGCGCGACGGCGACCTCACCGCCCGCGCCGCCGAGACCGGCCCGGCCGAGACCCGCACGCTGGCCAGCACCCTGAACACGGCCACGGGGACGATCGACACTCTCGTCGGCGCCCAGCGCGCGTTCATCGGCGACGCCTCGCACCAGCTGCGCACCCCACTCACCGCCCTGCGGCTCTCGCTCGACAACATCGCCGACGAGGTCGAGGACCCGTACGTGCGCGAGGACGTCGAGCGCGCCACCGCCGAGGTCGTACGGATGAGCCGGATGGTGAACGGGCTGCTCACCCTGGCAAGGGCCGAGGCCGCGGTCACCAGCCCGGAACCGGTGAAGCTGGCCGACGCGGTTGCCGACCGATTCGAGAGCTGGCGGGCCGTCGCCGACGAGCGCGGCGTCACGCTGCGCCACGAGCCCACCGAGCCCGACCTGCGTGCGCTCGCGAGCCCCGGCCACCTCGAGCAGGTGCTGGACAACGTCCTGTCCAACGCCCTCGAGGTGTCCCCGGACGACGCGACGATCACCGTGCGCTCCTTCCGGGACGACGGGAAGGCGATCATCGAGGTCGTCGACCACGGCCCGGGAATGCCCGCCGCCGATCGGCAGCGGGCATTCGACCGGTTCTGGCGCGGCCGCGGGCTGACCGGCAGCGGCGGCTCGGGCCTCGGCCTCGCCATCGTCAAGCAGCTCGTCACCGACGACGGCGGCACGGTGAGCCTGCACGACGCCGAGGCGGGAGGCCTGCGGGTCAGGATCGCCCTGCGGACTCCGGCATCGCCGACGAGTGGTGGTTGA
- a CDS encoding response regulator transcription factor, whose translation MRVLLVEDDDAVAESLTRGLSRYGFDVQWVRTGGEALLAEVGDVVLLDLGLPDVDGLDVCRELRARSDVPIIVISARADETDRVVGLEIGADDYVSKPFGVREVIARMRAVLRRVRPATAPAEEAPPGRLAIDRRARRVHVDGVEVALTPKEYDLLAFLAEAPGAAFTREQIMEAVWDANWFGPTKTLDVHVGALRRKLGDAVAVETVRGVGFRLVLR comes from the coding sequence GTGCGGGTGCTGCTTGTCGAGGACGACGACGCCGTGGCCGAGTCGCTCACTCGCGGCTTGAGCCGGTACGGGTTCGATGTCCAGTGGGTGCGGACCGGGGGCGAGGCCCTGCTGGCCGAGGTCGGCGATGTCGTGCTGCTCGACCTGGGGCTGCCCGACGTCGACGGCCTGGACGTCTGCCGGGAGCTGCGGGCGCGCAGCGACGTGCCGATCATCGTGATCAGCGCGCGGGCGGACGAGACCGACCGCGTCGTGGGGCTGGAGATCGGCGCGGACGACTACGTGTCCAAGCCCTTCGGCGTGCGCGAGGTCATCGCGCGGATGCGAGCGGTGCTGCGCCGTGTGCGTCCGGCCACGGCCCCGGCCGAGGAGGCTCCGCCGGGCCGGCTCGCGATCGACCGGCGGGCACGGCGCGTGCACGTCGACGGCGTCGAGGTCGCGCTGACGCCGAAGGAGTACGACCTGCTCGCGTTCCTCGCCGAGGCGCCGGGGGCGGCGTTCACGCGCGAGCAGATCATGGAGGCGGTGTGGGACGCCAACTGGTTCGGTCCCACGAAGACGCTCGACGTGCACGTGGGGGCGCTGCGGCGCAAGCTCGGTGACGCGGTGGCCGTCGAGACGGTGCGCGGGGTCGGGTTCCGGCTGGTGCTGCGGTGA
- a CDS encoding PTS fructose transporter subunit IIC — protein MEAPTLTRPTSIPTFATVHGKLMQGVSYAIPFVVTGGVLLALGYALGGPAITAAPPVTDGFDWLARTSWAALLHQLGTLAFGLLVPVVGGYVAHAIADRPALVPGFVGGSVAVQTGAGFLGGLVAGVVAGVVVDRLARWDPPRAVAGLRPVLLLPLAGTLITGAVMWLVVGVPLGALTSALTSGLADLSAGSLVLAGTLLGLMVATDLGGPINKTAYTFAVAGLATGAPAAQTIMAAVMAAGMTPPLAMALASTLRPQWFAPAERENGRAAWLLGAVFVTEGAIPFAAADPLRVLPSLLAGSAVTGGLSAALGAAAATPHGGIFVLPLVGNGLGWVLAIMAGTLVSAATVLALKALPHRAPKETSHIQ, from the coding sequence ATGGAAGCTCCCACCCTGACCCGCCCCACCTCCATCCCGACGTTCGCCACGGTCCACGGCAAGCTCATGCAGGGCGTGAGCTACGCGATCCCGTTCGTCGTCACCGGCGGCGTGCTGCTCGCGCTCGGCTACGCCCTCGGTGGCCCGGCCATCACCGCCGCGCCGCCGGTGACCGACGGTTTTGACTGGCTCGCCCGCACGAGCTGGGCGGCGCTGCTGCACCAGCTCGGCACGCTCGCCTTCGGGCTCCTCGTCCCCGTGGTCGGCGGGTACGTCGCCCACGCCATCGCCGACCGCCCGGCACTCGTGCCCGGGTTCGTCGGCGGCAGCGTCGCCGTCCAGACCGGGGCAGGCTTCCTCGGCGGGCTCGTCGCCGGCGTCGTCGCAGGCGTCGTGGTGGACCGGCTCGCCCGCTGGGATCCTCCGCGCGCCGTCGCGGGCCTGCGTCCCGTGCTGCTCCTGCCGCTCGCGGGCACCCTGATCACCGGCGCCGTCATGTGGCTCGTCGTCGGCGTGCCGCTGGGCGCCCTGACCAGTGCCCTGACGAGCGGGCTCGCCGACCTGTCCGCCGGCAGCCTCGTGCTGGCCGGCACGCTGCTCGGGCTGATGGTGGCCACCGACCTGGGCGGCCCGATCAACAAGACCGCCTACACGTTCGCCGTCGCCGGGCTCGCCACAGGCGCCCCGGCGGCACAGACGATCATGGCAGCCGTCATGGCCGCGGGCATGACCCCGCCGCTCGCGATGGCACTCGCGAGCACGCTGCGCCCGCAGTGGTTCGCGCCCGCCGAGCGGGAGAACGGACGCGCCGCCTGGCTGCTCGGCGCGGTGTTCGTGACCGAGGGCGCCATCCCGTTCGCCGCCGCCGACCCGCTGCGCGTGCTGCCGTCGCTCCTGGCCGGATCGGCGGTGACGGGCGGGCTGTCGGCCGCCCTCGGTGCGGCTGCCGCCACCCCGCACGGCGGGATCTTCGTGCTCCCGCTGGTCGGCAACGGTCTCGGCTGGGTGCTGGCGATCATGGCCGGAACCCTCGTGTCGGCTGCGACGGTCCTTGCGCTGAAAGCACTCCCGCACCGCGCTCCCAAGGAGACTTCACACATCCAGTAA
- a CDS encoding MFS transporter → MPFPLDSARLHFRRRPTPPPVRGHRIAATALFTVDGAVFGSWASRIPDVAAGVGAGPTALGLALLCVSLGALASMQLTGALCARIGPGLAGVAAAIATCAALALPGLTGSIPELAVVLLVFGAATGTLNVAANAIGVRVEAAAHRPVLPSLHAGFSFGGLAGAAVGGAVASLASPAVHLLVVAAVGVLATASVAPVLLAADGTPSPDGDTAAPRGTTRGLVVLLGVIAGCTAFGEGAVTDWGALHLHEIGATPVLAAAGYAGFSLAMACGRLAGNGLVHALGPTRVVTGGAILATAGALVVATVPDVAIVLAGFVLIGLGLANVFPIAIARAGAAAGAGGVALASTVGYTGLLGGPPLLGIVAESVGLHVAFVTVAALAAVAAVLAVPALGGGERVLAGVSAALRRHTAQLGVLHAQTAGDRRMYPGLEALAT, encoded by the coding sequence ATGCCTTTCCCCCTTGATTCCGCACGCCTGCACTTCCGCCGCAGGCCGACCCCTCCCCCGGTGCGCGGGCACCGGATCGCCGCCACTGCGCTGTTCACGGTGGACGGCGCCGTCTTCGGCTCGTGGGCCTCGCGAATCCCCGACGTCGCGGCAGGCGTCGGCGCGGGGCCGACGGCACTCGGCCTCGCCCTGCTGTGCGTCTCGCTCGGCGCGCTCGCCAGCATGCAGCTGACCGGGGCGCTGTGCGCCCGCATCGGCCCGGGGCTCGCCGGCGTCGCCGCCGCGATTGCCACCTGCGCCGCGCTCGCCCTCCCGGGCCTCACCGGCTCGATCCCCGAGCTCGCGGTGGTGCTGCTGGTGTTCGGCGCCGCCACCGGCACGCTGAACGTGGCCGCCAACGCGATCGGCGTGCGGGTCGAGGCCGCGGCGCACCGGCCCGTGCTGCCGTCCCTGCACGCGGGGTTCAGCTTCGGCGGGCTCGCCGGGGCCGCGGTAGGCGGCGCCGTCGCATCGCTCGCGTCGCCCGCCGTGCACCTTCTCGTCGTCGCCGCGGTCGGGGTGCTCGCCACGGCGAGCGTCGCGCCCGTCCTGCTGGCCGCGGACGGCACGCCCTCCCCCGACGGCGACACCGCGGCCCCGCGCGGCACCACCCGCGGCCTCGTCGTGTTGCTGGGCGTCATCGCCGGGTGCACGGCGTTCGGTGAGGGCGCGGTCACCGACTGGGGAGCGCTGCACCTGCACGAGATCGGCGCCACCCCGGTGCTCGCGGCCGCGGGCTACGCCGGATTCTCCCTCGCGATGGCGTGCGGCCGGCTGGCCGGGAACGGTCTCGTGCACGCGCTCGGCCCCACCCGGGTCGTGACCGGTGGGGCCATCCTCGCCACCGCAGGGGCGCTGGTGGTGGCGACCGTCCCGGACGTCGCGATCGTGCTCGCCGGCTTCGTGCTGATCGGGCTCGGCCTTGCCAACGTCTTCCCGATCGCCATCGCGCGGGCGGGTGCCGCCGCGGGCGCGGGCGGGGTGGCCCTCGCCTCGACCGTCGGCTACACCGGGCTGCTCGGCGGCCCGCCGCTGCTGGGCATCGTCGCCGAGTCGGTCGGGCTGCACGTCGCCTTCGTGACCGTCGCCGCGCTCGCCGCGGTGGCCGCGGTGCTGGCCGTGCCCGCACTCGGCGGCGGTGAACGCGTGCTCGCCGGCGTCTCCGCCGCCCTCCGCCGCCACACCGCGCAGCTGGGTGTGCTCCACGCCCAGACCGCCGGTGACCGGCGCATGTACCCGGGGCTCGAAGCCCTCGCCACCTGA